In one window of Methanosarcina vacuolata Z-761 DNA:
- a CDS encoding DUF2240 family protein, protein MEELKRVVSAPFKKTLATSLSEKDFEYSLAFDLKWFSPKTASKVKEKALETGVLILKAGVLVPGFDVESIRVPHAFKPSENFLENPDSSEEKAHMKEEISFEQVLEFISADIGISRQKLVSEINFMQDRLSYLVDIRIVALIVAKKVGCDISGIYDRVSRSVLGISY, encoded by the coding sequence ATGGAAGAACTTAAACGCGTAGTCTCCGCTCCTTTTAAAAAAACTCTTGCAACTTCTCTTTCAGAAAAGGATTTTGAGTATTCCCTGGCTTTTGACCTGAAATGGTTTTCCCCGAAAACTGCCTCAAAAGTAAAGGAAAAAGCCCTTGAAACAGGTGTTCTCATACTCAAAGCCGGGGTTCTTGTGCCCGGTTTTGATGTGGAAAGTATCCGGGTTCCACATGCTTTCAAACCGTCGGAGAATTTTCTTGAAAATCCAGACAGTTCTGAAGAAAAAGCGCATATGAAAGAAGAAATTTCCTTTGAGCAAGTTCTGGAATTTATCTCCGCAGACATTGGGATAAGCCGGCAAAAATTGGTTTCTGAGATTAATTTCATGCAGGACCGGCTTTCCTATCTTGTGGATATCCGGATCGTGGCACTTATTGTAGCAAAAAAGGTCGGATGTGACATTTCGGGAATTTATGACAGGGTTTCGAGGTCGGTACTTGGCATATCTTATTAA